One window of the Lytechinus variegatus isolate NC3 chromosome 3, Lvar_3.0, whole genome shotgun sequence genome contains the following:
- the LOC121412031 gene encoding uncharacterized protein LOC121412031, translating into MLRPVHHTLFMTEVLSWSLTILVLASQQPQPTDDRFHIWINGSHNARETRDGTFSSPGFPNTHFSLPTTYEYHLVHRSRHGHVKLNFTDFFLMTLDNSMQCGSMLGDYVKIIDGSSVTRHCSQLRPQPYISSSHEVILEYHYTPTASRMVYHPSLFKVGYQFLSRAEAMVEWDNLIRGYYGKSLTLQLLYLITPKGSVQGLLGSSKI; encoded by the exons ATGCTGCGACCAGTCCACCATACCCTCTTTATGACAGAAGTCTTGTCTTGGAGTCTCACTATTCTGGTGTTGGCTAGCCAGCAACCTCAACCTACAG ATGATCGTTTTCATATTTGGATTAATGGGAGCCACAATGCAAGAGAGACACGAGATGGAACCTTCAGCTCTCCTGGTTTTCCCAACACCCATTTCTCCTTACCCACCACATATGAGTATCACCTGGTCCATCGAAGCAGACATGGACATGTTAAACTGAACTTTACCGATTTCTTCCTCATGACTTTGGATAATTCCATGCAGTGTGGATCAATGCTTGGTGATTATGTAAAG ATAATTGATGGCTCCAGCGTAACCAGGCACTGCAGTCAGCTAAGACCCCAACCTTATATATCATCATCTCATGAGGTTATATTGGAGTACCATTACACACCAACTGCCAGTAGAATGGTCTATCATCCTAGCCTCTTCAAGGTGGGCTACCAGTTCCTCTCAAGGGCAGAGGCCATGGTGGAGTGGGACAATCTTATCAGAGGTTATTATGGTAAGTCCTTAACCCTCCAACTACTGTACTTGATAACTCCTAAAGGCTCTGTACAGGGACTGCTTGGTTCCAGTAAGATATAG